The following coding sequences are from one Luteimonas sp. S4-F44 window:
- a CDS encoding FAD-binding oxidoreductase: MSDARIARLQAAVPTLQVRTDPADLAYFGVDWTRRWTPAPLAVALPADIAEVQATVRWAREEGVSIVPSGGRTGLSGGAVAAHGELVLSLQRMNRVLDFDPVDWILTVQPGIALEAVQEAARSHGLAYPVDFAARGSCTIGGNIATNAGGIRVLRYGNTREWVAGLKLVTGTGALLDLGRGLVKNSSGYDLRHLAIASEGTLGIIVEASLKLTAPPPGTRTLLLALPSFEGLMQVFQALRARLALEAFEFFTDRALHHVVAHGAQAPFETSHPFYVVAEFACEGDAGEVAMLSAFEYCVEQGWVEDGVIGQSEAQAAQLWRLREGITESLAPHVPYKNDVSVRISAMPAFLEAAQALLAREYPQFDVVWFGHIGDGNLHINVLKPADLANDAFVAQCERVTKLLADTLRAHGGSISAEHGIGLVKKPYLESTRSAAEIAVMRGIRRALDPDGLLNPGKLFDP, translated from the coding sequence ATGTCCGATGCCCGCATCGCCCGGCTGCAAGCCGCCGTCCCGACCCTGCAGGTGCGGACCGATCCGGCCGATCTGGCCTACTTCGGCGTCGACTGGACGCGGCGCTGGACCCCGGCGCCGCTGGCGGTCGCGCTGCCGGCCGATATCGCCGAGGTCCAGGCCACGGTGCGCTGGGCGCGCGAAGAAGGGGTTTCGATCGTGCCCTCGGGCGGCCGGACCGGGTTGTCGGGCGGGGCGGTCGCCGCCCATGGCGAACTGGTGCTGAGCCTGCAACGGATGAACCGCGTGCTGGACTTCGATCCGGTCGACTGGATCTTGACCGTGCAGCCGGGCATCGCGCTCGAAGCGGTGCAGGAGGCGGCGCGCAGCCACGGGCTGGCCTATCCGGTTGACTTCGCCGCGCGCGGCTCGTGCACGATCGGCGGCAACATCGCCACCAACGCGGGCGGCATCCGGGTGCTGCGCTACGGCAATACCCGGGAGTGGGTCGCCGGCCTGAAGCTGGTGACCGGCACCGGCGCGTTGCTCGATCTCGGCCGCGGCTTGGTCAAGAACTCCAGCGGCTACGACCTGCGGCATCTGGCCATCGCCTCGGAAGGCACACTGGGCATCATCGTCGAAGCCAGCCTGAAGCTGACCGCGCCGCCACCGGGCACGCGCACGCTGCTGCTGGCGCTGCCGTCCTTCGAGGGCCTGATGCAGGTGTTCCAGGCGCTGCGCGCGCGGCTGGCCCTGGAAGCCTTTGAGTTCTTCACCGATCGCGCCCTCCATCATGTAGTCGCGCATGGCGCGCAGGCACCGTTCGAGACCTCGCATCCGTTCTATGTTGTCGCCGAGTTCGCCTGCGAGGGCGACGCGGGCGAGGTCGCGATGCTGTCGGCGTTCGAGTATTGCGTCGAGCAGGGTTGGGTCGAGGATGGCGTGATCGGTCAGAGCGAGGCGCAGGCCGCGCAGTTGTGGCGGCTGCGCGAGGGCATCACCGAAAGCCTGGCGCCGCACGTGCCTTACAAGAACGACGTCTCGGTGCGGATTTCGGCGATGCCGGCGTTCCTCGAGGCGGCGCAGGCATTGCTGGCGCGCGAGTACCCGCAGTTCGACGTGGTGTGGTTCGGCCATATTGGCGACGGCAATCTGCACATCAACGTGCTCAAGCCGGCCGACCTCGCCAACGACGCCTTCGTTGCGCAATGCGAGCGCGTGACCAAACTGCTGGCCGACACCCTGCGCGCGCACGGCGGCAGCATCTCGGCCGAGCACGGCATCGGGCTGGTCAAGAAGCCCTATCTCGAATCGACCCGCAGCGCGGCCGAGATCGCGGTGATGCGCGGCATTCGCCGTGCGCTTGACCCCGACGGCCTGCTCAATCCCGGCAAGCTGTTCGATCCCTGA
- a CDS encoding DUF2388 domain-containing protein produces MFRALLACALLVLTTSAFAGSFAGTTGGATSAGSSASSGSSSGKDKIVLQAREDAAGFVASDGRIRGVRLEAALRHLRQTRPDAQAASDLQLAQAILAL; encoded by the coding sequence ATGTTTCGAGCCTTGCTGGCCTGTGCGTTGCTCGTTCTGACCACGTCGGCGTTCGCCGGCAGTTTCGCCGGGACGACCGGCGGTGCGACGTCAGCTGGCAGCTCGGCCTCGTCGGGCAGCAGTTCGGGCAAGGACAAGATCGTGCTGCAGGCGCGCGAAGATGCCGCCGGGTTCGTCGCCAGCGATGGCCGGATCCGCGGCGTCCGCCTCGAAGCCGCCCTGCGTCACCTGCGGCAGACGCGGCCCGATGCGCAGGCGGCGAGCGATCTGCAACTGGCGCAGGCGATTCTCGCGCTCTAA
- a CDS encoding DUF4105 domain-containing protein, whose translation MRSRRRLRAAGIVLLLVAGAAQSQAQAWRIDTGIGAPPLDANAQAASARLVDAVLARLPPAWRAAEGLDVQLAWRDDLPPQVHGHAVGDRIVLRRSLLDAVAADGRDAQATQAASAALVHELAHRYDRSPHGGLSRDPRLRDLAGWPRPPLRLGLRARHNAMTDRRPDAYETASPAEFVAVNLEHFLLDPEYACRRPALHGYFAAHFAWAPPAADCAGDLPFVEAEPQAQADGQALLELDPARVWAVEYLFAEGNAQPMSRWGHSMLRLVICAPGRLPGPDCRYDLAHHRVLSFRAFVDDVQISSLRGLTGRYPARLFVLPLDQVIDEYTRIELRGLQSIPLRLSPGEIATLLERAASVHWSYDGRYRFVGNNCAVETWKLLDAGVPRLDGARLRSITPNGLLRRLVRAGIADAAVLDAPDRAIRDGYYFPSADREYAALLAVAHAAQPLPTGDAATWLDLDPDLRAPWLAQAGQRDGAALLVLEHAAQRRLEARLRDVLKRQWHLADADQDAAAGTLHALLAAGDGLSRPAQLLDSGYGLPQQAERAVLRGQVDALGHRLQALRDALDIQGRAALPMDAQRRLARTERNLATLGARLRELHRESGGLQLDRVQLSD comes from the coding sequence ATGCGGTCCCGCCGTCGCCTGCGGGCCGCGGGCATTGTGTTGCTGCTCGTCGCCGGTGCTGCACAGTCGCAGGCGCAAGCCTGGCGGATCGACACAGGGATTGGCGCGCCGCCGCTGGATGCCAACGCGCAGGCCGCGTCGGCCCGGCTGGTCGACGCGGTGCTCGCGCGTCTGCCGCCGGCCTGGCGCGCCGCCGAGGGGCTCGACGTGCAATTGGCGTGGCGCGACGACCTGCCGCCGCAGGTGCATGGACATGCGGTCGGCGATCGCATCGTGCTGCGTCGGTCGCTGCTCGATGCCGTGGCCGCAGACGGCCGGGATGCGCAGGCGACCCAGGCTGCGTCCGCCGCGCTGGTGCACGAGCTCGCGCATCGCTATGACCGCAGCCCGCATGGTGGCCTGTCGCGCGATCCGCGCTTGCGCGATCTCGCCGGCTGGCCGCGCCCGCCGCTGCGGCTGGGTCTGCGGGCGCGCCACAACGCGATGACCGACCGCCGGCCCGATGCCTACGAAACCGCGTCTCCGGCGGAGTTCGTCGCGGTGAACCTCGAGCATTTCCTGCTCGATCCCGAGTACGCCTGCCGACGGCCTGCATTGCATGGGTACTTCGCCGCGCACTTCGCCTGGGCGCCGCCCGCCGCGGACTGTGCCGGGGACCTGCCGTTCGTCGAGGCCGAGCCACAGGCGCAGGCGGACGGCCAGGCGCTGCTGGAACTCGACCCGGCGCGGGTCTGGGCGGTCGAGTACCTGTTCGCCGAAGGCAACGCGCAGCCGATGAGTCGCTGGGGCCACAGCATGCTGCGGCTGGTGATCTGTGCGCCCGGCCGTCTGCCTGGGCCGGACTGCCGCTACGACCTGGCGCACCACCGCGTGTTGTCGTTCCGCGCGTTCGTCGACGATGTGCAGATCTCCAGCTTGCGCGGGCTGACCGGGCGCTATCCGGCGCGGCTGTTCGTGTTGCCGCTCGACCAGGTGATCGACGAGTACACCCGGATCGAACTGCGCGGCCTGCAGTCGATTCCGCTGCGCTTGTCGCCGGGCGAGATCGCGACATTGCTCGAGCGCGCGGCCAGCGTGCACTGGAGCTACGACGGCCGCTACCGGTTCGTCGGCAACAACTGCGCGGTGGAGACCTGGAAGCTGCTCGATGCCGGTGTGCCGCGGCTCGACGGCGCGCGCCTGCGCAGCATCACGCCCAACGGTCTGCTGCGCCGCCTGGTGCGCGCGGGCATCGCCGATGCCGCGGTGCTCGATGCGCCCGATCGCGCCATTCGCGACGGCTATTACTTCCCGTCCGCGGACCGCGAGTACGCGGCGCTGCTGGCGGTCGCACACGCTGCCCAGCCGCTGCCTACTGGCGATGCCGCCACCTGGCTCGATCTCGATCCCGATCTGCGCGCGCCGTGGCTGGCGCAGGCGGGGCAGCGCGATGGCGCCGCGCTGCTGGTGCTCGAGCACGCCGCGCAGCGGCGGCTGGAGGCCCGGCTGCGCGACGTGCTCAAGCGCCAGTGGCATCTCGCGGACGCAGACCAGGACGCTGCGGCCGGCACGCTGCATGCCTTGCTCGCCGCCGGCGACGGCCTCAGTCGTCCGGCGCAACTGCTCGACAGCGGCTACGGCCTGCCGCAGCAGGCCGAGCGCGCGGTGCTGCGGGGGCAGGTCGATGCGCTCGGCCACCGTCTGCAGGCGCTGCGCGACGCGCTGGACATCCAAGGGCGCGCGGCGTTGCCGATGGATGCGCAACGACGGTTGGCGCGCACCGAGCGCAACCTCGCCACGCTCGGCGCCCGCTTGCGCGAGCTGCACCGTGAGTCGGGTGGGCTGCAGTTGGATCGCGTGCAGCTGAGCGATTAA
- the yeiP gene encoding elongation factor P-like protein YeiP codes for MKAYDVKKGNVVEHNGGIYQIRDIERSSPQGRGGNVRFRFTMYSVPGGNKLDASFDGDDDLREVDLARRQASFSYKDGDAFVFMDDEDFTPYTLDADVVGDGAGYITEGLGGCYVQVIDDAPVGLQLPQSVVLEVVDTPPELKGGTATKRPKPAKLSTGIEIQVPEYIGNGERVWVNTTTGEFGGRAD; via the coding sequence ATGAAAGCCTACGACGTCAAGAAAGGAAACGTGGTCGAACACAACGGCGGTATCTACCAGATCCGCGACATCGAGCGCAGCTCGCCGCAAGGCCGCGGCGGCAACGTGCGCTTCCGCTTCACGATGTACAGCGTCCCGGGCGGCAACAAGCTCGATGCGAGTTTCGATGGCGACGACGACCTGCGCGAGGTCGACCTGGCCCGGCGCCAGGCCAGCTTCTCGTATAAGGATGGCGACGCCTTCGTGTTCATGGACGACGAGGACTTCACGCCCTACACGCTCGACGCCGATGTCGTCGGCGACGGTGCGGGCTACATCACCGAGGGCCTGGGCGGCTGCTATGTCCAGGTGATCGACGATGCGCCGGTCGGCCTGCAACTGCCGCAGAGCGTGGTGCTCGAAGTCGTCGACACCCCGCCCGAACTCAAGGGCGGCACTGCGACCAAGCGGCCCAAGCCCGCCAAGCTCAGCACCGGCATCGAGATCCAGGTGCCCGAGTACATCGGCAACGGCGAGCGCGTCTGGGTCAACACCACGACCGGCGAGTTCGGCGGCCGCGCGGACTGA
- a CDS encoding retropepsin-like aspartic protease yields MSIPSSGLVTGLLLALLSLVPVHADDTAPTDTGALTGLLAARGYDTVPMRRYGAAHLAVEVRINGVAGTFLIDTGAGRTVIDRARQARFADGRQADASGGLQATGAGAGNLAIETLPGSRLAIGDYRDDDFTAHFLALDHVTAAFSQRGLPTIDGVLGADVLERGQAVIDYPNLRLHLRNPAASAASVSH; encoded by the coding sequence ATGTCGATCCCCTCGTCCGGCCTGGTCACGGGCCTGCTGCTCGCGCTGCTATCGCTCGTGCCGGTCCATGCCGACGACACGGCACCGACCGATACGGGCGCGCTTACCGGCCTGCTCGCCGCGCGCGGCTACGACACGGTCCCGATGCGCCGCTACGGCGCGGCGCATCTCGCGGTCGAGGTCCGCATCAACGGCGTCGCCGGCACCTTCCTGATCGATACCGGCGCCGGGCGCACGGTCATCGATCGTGCGCGCCAGGCGCGCTTTGCCGATGGGCGCCAGGCCGATGCGTCGGGCGGGCTGCAGGCGACCGGCGCCGGTGCCGGCAATCTCGCCATCGAGACCCTGCCGGGCAGCCGCCTGGCGATCGGCGATTACCGGGACGACGATTTCACCGCGCATTTCCTCGCGCTCGACCACGTCACCGCCGCCTTCTCGCAACGCGGGCTGCCCACAATCGACGGCGTGCTTGGCGCCGATGTCCTCGAGCGCGGCCAGGCGGTGATCGATTATCCGAACCTGCGGCTGCACCTGCGCAATCCTGCCGCGTCCGCGGCGTCCGTCTCCCACTGA
- a CDS encoding SDR family oxidoreductase — MLPDSVRAVVTGGVSGLGLAVAHRVVADGGRVALLDVNDDKGAEAVEALGADRACYLRTDVTDEAGVAAHLEAARAFLGGLNAAVNCAGILGAGRVLGREAPMPLETFSRTVMVNLVGSFNVAKAAAALMQHNVPGEDGERGAIVNTASVAAYEGQIGQAAYAASKGGVVGMTLPMARELARFGIRVNTIAPGIFWTPMVDGMPEAVQQSLSASIPFPSRLGRPEEFADLVAHLLASRYLNGETIRLDGAVRLAPK, encoded by the coding sequence ATGCTTCCCGATTCCGTCCGCGCCGTCGTCACCGGCGGGGTCTCCGGCCTCGGCCTGGCCGTCGCCCACCGCGTCGTCGCCGATGGCGGCCGCGTCGCGCTGCTGGACGTCAACGACGACAAGGGCGCCGAGGCGGTCGAGGCGCTGGGTGCCGATCGCGCGTGCTACCTGCGCACCGACGTCACCGACGAGGCCGGCGTCGCGGCCCACCTCGAAGCCGCGCGCGCCTTCCTGGGCGGCCTCAATGCCGCGGTCAACTGCGCCGGCATCCTCGGCGCCGGCCGCGTGCTGGGGCGCGAGGCGCCGATGCCGCTGGAGACCTTCAGCCGCACGGTGATGGTCAATCTGGTCGGCAGTTTCAATGTCGCCAAGGCCGCGGCCGCGCTCATGCAGCACAACGTGCCCGGCGAGGACGGTGAGCGCGGCGCGATCGTCAACACCGCCAGCGTCGCCGCCTACGAGGGCCAGATCGGCCAGGCCGCGTACGCGGCGTCCAAGGGCGGCGTGGTCGGCATGACGCTGCCGATGGCGCGCGAACTGGCGCGCTTCGGTATCCGCGTCAACACCATCGCGCCGGGCATCTTCTGGACACCGATGGTCGACGGCATGCCCGAGGCGGTGCAGCAGTCGCTGTCGGCCTCGATCCCGTTCCCCTCGCGCCTGGGCCGACCGGAAGAATTCGCCGACCTCGTCGCCCACCTGCTGGCCAGCCGCTACCTCAACGGCGAGACCATCCGCCTCGACGGCGCGGTCCGGCTGGCGCCGAAGTAA
- a CDS encoding FeoA family protein, giving the protein MNLCQLPPRTQGLVDAVEAVGSHDPIARRLGELGFVPGESVEVVALAPFGGDPLLVRVGFTRFALRRSEAARVQVCAGDAA; this is encoded by the coding sequence TTGAATCTCTGTCAGCTGCCGCCGCGCACCCAGGGTCTCGTCGATGCCGTCGAGGCGGTGGGCAGCCACGATCCGATCGCGCGCCGCCTAGGCGAGTTGGGCTTCGTGCCCGGCGAGTCGGTCGAGGTGGTCGCACTGGCGCCGTTCGGCGGCGACCCGCTGCTGGTCCGCGTTGGCTTCACCCGCTTTGCGCTACGGCGCAGCGAGGCGGCGCGCGTCCAGGTCTGCGCCGGAGACGCGGCGTGA
- a CDS encoding ferrous iron transporter B yields MTTAAMPRLALVGSPNAGKTALFNLLTGSRQKVANYAGVTVERKEGRMRGPDGAHWALLDLPGAYSLQPASLDEQITRDLCRGFYPGEPAPDVLVCVVDATNLRLHLRFVLELRTLGRPMVVALNMADAAARRGIVIDLAALEAALGVPVVETVAIHRDGAQALRQRLADTVARPRSPPNDDADGDLHAQVRALLAATVTMPRRTARIDDALDRWLLHPVLGLLALALVMFLIFQAVYAWATPLMDLIDAGTSALGAWVSATLPPGPLTSLLADGIIAGLGGVIVFLPQILILFFFILALEESGYLPRAAFLLDRLMKGAGLSGRSFIPLLSSFACAIPGIMATRSIQDPRDRLATIMVAPLMTCSARLPVYALLIGAFIPQRQVWGALNLQGLVLFALYMAGILSALAVSFLMKRWRRDRSEHPLLLELPSYRLPHPRDLAIGLKERAMIFLRRVGGIILALTVLLWVLLSFPAPPDGATGAAIEYSLGGRLGHALALVFAPLGFNWQICIALIPGLAAREVAVASLATVYALSATDDAAAAQALTPIITDGWSLATGLSLLVWFIYAPQCISTWATIRRETGSWRLMTINAGYLFALAYLASLLTYQVARALGGG; encoded by the coding sequence GTGACCACGGCCGCCATGCCGCGGCTCGCCCTGGTCGGCAGTCCGAATGCCGGCAAGACGGCGCTGTTCAACCTGCTGACCGGCAGCCGGCAGAAGGTCGCCAACTATGCCGGCGTCACCGTCGAGCGCAAGGAAGGGCGGATGCGCGGCCCGGATGGCGCGCACTGGGCGCTGCTCGATCTCCCCGGCGCCTACAGCCTGCAGCCGGCGAGTCTGGACGAACAGATCACCCGAGATCTGTGCCGCGGCTTCTATCCGGGCGAGCCGGCGCCCGATGTGCTGGTCTGCGTGGTCGATGCGACCAATCTGCGGCTGCACCTGCGCTTCGTGCTCGAGTTGCGGACGCTCGGCCGGCCGATGGTGGTGGCGCTGAACATGGCCGATGCCGCAGCGCGGCGCGGCATCGTCATCGACCTGGCCGCGCTCGAAGCCGCGCTCGGCGTGCCCGTGGTCGAGACCGTCGCGATCCATCGCGACGGTGCGCAGGCGCTGCGCCAGCGGTTGGCCGACACGGTCGCAAGACCGCGGTCGCCTCCGAACGACGATGCCGACGGCGACCTGCACGCCCAGGTACGTGCGCTGCTGGCGGCGACGGTGACCATGCCGCGCCGGACGGCGCGGATCGACGACGCCCTCGATCGCTGGCTGCTGCATCCGGTGCTCGGCCTGCTGGCGCTGGCACTGGTGATGTTCCTGATCTTCCAGGCCGTCTACGCCTGGGCGACGCCGCTGATGGACCTGATCGATGCCGGTACCTCCGCGCTCGGGGCCTGGGTGTCGGCGACCTTGCCGCCCGGTCCGCTGACCAGCCTGCTCGCCGACGGCATCATCGCCGGCCTCGGCGGTGTGATCGTGTTCCTGCCGCAGATCCTGATCCTGTTCTTCTTCATCCTGGCGCTGGAGGAGTCGGGCTACCTGCCGCGTGCGGCGTTTCTGCTCGATCGGCTGATGAAGGGCGCCGGGTTGTCGGGGCGGTCATTCATCCCGTTGTTGTCGAGTTTTGCCTGTGCGATTCCCGGCATCATGGCGACGCGTTCGATCCAGGACCCGCGCGACCGGCTGGCGACGATCATGGTCGCGCCGCTGATGACGTGCTCGGCGCGGCTGCCAGTCTATGCGCTGCTGATCGGTGCGTTCATTCCGCAACGGCAGGTCTGGGGCGCGCTCAATCTGCAGGGGCTGGTGCTGTTCGCGCTGTACATGGCCGGCATCCTCAGTGCGCTGGCGGTATCGTTCTTGATGAAGCGCTGGCGCCGGGACCGCAGCGAGCATCCGTTGCTGCTGGAGTTGCCGTCCTACCGGCTGCCGCATCCGCGCGATCTGGCGATCGGTCTGAAGGAGCGCGCGATGATCTTCCTGCGCCGCGTCGGCGGGATCATCCTCGCGCTGACCGTCCTGCTGTGGGTGCTGCTCTCGTTCCCGGCACCGCCCGACGGCGCGACCGGGGCGGCGATCGAATACAGCCTCGGCGGTCGCCTCGGCCATGCGCTGGCGCTGGTGTTCGCGCCGCTCGGCTTCAACTGGCAGATCTGCATCGCACTGATCCCCGGCCTGGCCGCGCGCGAAGTCGCTGTCGCATCACTGGCGACCGTCTATGCGTTGTCGGCCACCGACGATGCCGCCGCAGCCCAGGCGCTGACCCCGATCATCACCGACGGTTGGTCGCTGGCGACCGGGCTGTCGTTGCTGGTGTGGTTCATCTATGCGCCGCAGTGCATTTCGACCTGGGCGACGATCCGGCGCGAGACCGGCTCCTGGCGGCTGATGACGATCAACGCCGGCTACCTGTTCGCGCTGGCCTACCTCGCCTCATTGCTGACCTACCAGGTGGCGCGCGCGCTGGGGGGCGGGTGA
- a CDS encoding DUF6587 family protein, whose translation MQLALQYAAVTLLVAVSGWIVLKKQAPATARRLRIALAVPLVRPGRPAWMRALGRRIAPEPRVGAGCGGCDGCG comes from the coding sequence CTGCAACTGGCGCTGCAGTACGCCGCGGTCACGCTGCTGGTCGCGGTCAGCGGTTGGATCGTGCTGAAGAAGCAGGCGCCGGCAACCGCGCGTCGCCTGCGCATCGCGCTGGCGGTGCCGCTGGTGCGTCCGGGCCGGCCGGCCTGGATGCGGGCGCTGGGGCGCCGCATCGCGCCTGAGCCGCGCGTCGGTGCGGGCTGCGGCGGCTGCGACGGCTGCGGTTGA
- a CDS encoding polymer-forming cytoskeletal protein has protein sequence MAIFPGSGSAKKDSPAPGNDASRPPTPVRDVMPPTPAVADFATPTPMPPPRSAPAPVAKESIIAADITIEGKIEGSGDVRIAGRFKGDVNVQGSLTIEQGAKLNGGVRANQVLVSGELDGNIDSASLVELRASAVMTGDLKAGSLTVAAGSKIRGHVECGWGEGKGDERPASRSKDAAASDRD, from the coding sequence ATGGCTATTTTTCCAGGTTCCGGTTCCGCCAAGAAGGATTCGCCCGCTCCCGGCAATGACGCCTCACGTCCCCCGACGCCGGTCCGCGACGTGATGCCGCCGACGCCTGCCGTCGCCGACTTCGCGACGCCGACCCCGATGCCGCCGCCGCGCAGCGCGCCGGCGCCGGTGGCGAAGGAGTCGATCATCGCGGCCGACATCACGATCGAGGGCAAGATCGAGGGTTCGGGCGATGTCCGCATCGCCGGTCGCTTCAAGGGCGACGTCAACGTCCAGGGCAGCCTGACGATCGAACAGGGCGCCAAGCTCAACGGCGGTGTCCGCGCCAACCAGGTCCTGGTGTCGGGCGAACTTGACGGCAATATCGATTCGGCTTCGCTGGTCGAACTGCGCGCCTCGGCGGTGATGACCGGCGACCTCAAGGCCGGCTCGCTGACGGTGGCCGCGGGTTCGAAGATCCGCGGGCACGTCGAGTGCGGTTGGGGCGAGGGCAAGGGCGACGAGCGCCCGGCCTCCCGCAGCAAGGATGCGGCAGCGTCCGATCGCGACTGA
- a CDS encoding acetyl-CoA C-acyltransferase: protein MTDIVIVGAKRTAIGSMLGQFAGVPTPTLGATAIRAALEHAGVAPDQVDETVVGCVLPAGLGQAPARQASRAAGIPDSAGCVTINKVCGSGMQAVMYGHDMIKAGTAKVVVAGGMESMTNAPHLLPGARAGIRYGSAEFLDHMAWDGLTNPYDGKAMGVFGDIASEKYGFSREDLDAYAVESATRAKHAIASGAFKEEIVPVVVTTRKGEASFDTDEQPGRIQVDKIPNLRAAFGKDGRLTAASSSSISDGAAALVLTSADEAAARGLTPLARIVAHGRHSQAPEWFTTAPVTAIRNVLDKAGWKVEDVDLFEVNEAFANVAMAPMKDLGIPHDRLNVNGGALALGHPIGASGARLIVTLVHALKARGLSRGVASLCIGGGEATAIAVEMA, encoded by the coding sequence ATGACTGACATCGTCATCGTCGGTGCCAAGCGCACTGCCATCGGGTCCATGCTCGGCCAGTTCGCCGGTGTGCCGACGCCGACGCTCGGCGCCACGGCGATTCGCGCCGCACTCGAGCATGCGGGCGTCGCGCCCGACCAGGTCGACGAGACCGTCGTCGGCTGCGTGCTGCCGGCCGGTCTGGGCCAGGCGCCCGCGCGTCAGGCGTCGCGCGCGGCCGGCATTCCCGACAGCGCAGGATGCGTGACCATCAACAAGGTCTGCGGCTCGGGCATGCAGGCGGTGATGTACGGCCACGACATGATCAAGGCAGGCACCGCGAAGGTGGTGGTCGCCGGCGGCATGGAATCGATGACCAACGCACCGCACCTGCTGCCGGGCGCTCGCGCCGGCATCCGCTACGGCAGCGCCGAGTTCCTCGACCATATGGCCTGGGACGGCCTGACCAACCCGTACGACGGCAAGGCGATGGGCGTGTTCGGCGACATCGCCAGCGAGAAGTACGGCTTCAGCCGCGAGGACCTCGACGCCTATGCGGTGGAAAGCGCGACCCGCGCCAAGCACGCGATCGCGTCGGGTGCCTTCAAGGAGGAGATCGTCCCGGTCGTGGTCACCACCCGCAAGGGCGAGGCGAGCTTCGACACCGACGAGCAGCCCGGACGCATCCAGGTCGACAAGATCCCGAACCTGCGTGCGGCCTTCGGCAAGGACGGCCGGCTCACCGCGGCGAGCTCGTCGAGCATCTCCGATGGCGCCGCCGCGCTGGTGCTGACCTCGGCCGATGAGGCCGCCGCGCGTGGCCTGACCCCGCTGGCGCGCATCGTCGCCCACGGCCGGCATTCACAGGCGCCCGAATGGTTCACCACCGCGCCGGTGACCGCGATCCGCAACGTCCTCGACAAGGCGGGCTGGAAGGTCGAAGATGTCGACCTGTTCGAGGTCAACGAGGCGTTCGCCAACGTCGCGATGGCGCCGATGAAGGATCTGGGCATCCCCCACGACCGCCTCAATGTGAATGGGGGCGCACTGGCGCTCGGCCATCCGATCGGTGCAAGCGGGGCGCGGTTGATCGTGACGCTGGTCCACGCGCTCAAGGCGCGCGGCCTAAGTCGCGGAGTCGCTTCACTTTGTATCGGTGGCGGCGAAGCGACCGCAATTGCCGTCGAAATGGCGTGA